In Anabrus simplex isolate iqAnaSimp1 chromosome 14, ASM4041472v1, whole genome shotgun sequence, a genomic segment contains:
- the LOC136885486 gene encoding circadian clock-controlled protein daywake, which produces MGVNIVGLLVFGFLISSAATIELPSYIKKCKRGDDKCYVESAQAALGHFINGEKNFKLQSLNPFLVQSLEIHQGGLNIKMNNVKIYFAENLKFKNIRIDFDKMTFGYTFYSPLCQMLADYQVDGKILILPISGSGKSNISVVDLVLDYEAQCAFETREDGEEYVKFLSGKHTTVSIGRAYYNLENLFNGDKTLGETTLKFMNENWLDIYKELNSLFLEALGEQERITLNNVAGSIPYKELFLP; this is translated from the exons ATGGGCGTGAATATTGTGGGACTTCTTGTCTTCGGATTTTTAATCTCCTCCGCTGCTACAATTGAACTTC CTTCGTATATAAAGAAATGTAAGCGAGGCGACGACAAATGTTATGTGGAAAGTGCTCAGGCTGCCTTGGGGCACTTTATAAATG gtgaaaagAACTTCAAATTGCAATCACTGAATCCATTTCTCGTTCAGTCGTTAGAGATACATCAAGGAGGACTGAACATTAAGATGAATAATGTGAAGATTTACTTCGCCGAAAACTTGAAGTTTAAGAACATCCG GATCGATTTTGACAAGATGACATTTGGCTATACTTTCTACTCCCCTCTTTGTCAAATGTTGGCTGATTACCAGGTGGATGGGAAGATCCTTATACTACCCATTTCTGGATCTGGCAAGAGTAACATAAGCGTCG TCGATCTTGTTCTGGATTATGAGGCGCAGTGCGCCTTTGAAACGAGGGAAGATGGTGAAGAATACGTCAAGTTCCTCAGTGGCAAACATACAACCGTCAGCATAGGAAGAGCCTACTACAACCTGGAGAACCTCTTCAATGGAGACAAGACGCTAG GTGAAACAACTCTCAAGTTCATGAACGAGAACTGGTTGGACATCTACAAGGAGCTGAATTCGCTCTTCCTGGAGGCACTGGGCGAGCAGGAGCGAATAACACTGAACAACGTAGCGGGTTCCATCCCATATAAGGAACTATTTCTCCCGTGA